From Strix aluco isolate bStrAlu1 chromosome 5, bStrAlu1.hap1, whole genome shotgun sequence:
AAACTATGCCCCACAAAGTATGAGAGCATTAAAAGATTAGGGTATAACTTGGGAATTCTTGAATCATGATCCTAAGCTCTATGAATAACACACACTACCAAATTTATGCTCAGTTTATCATGGAAGAAATAGCTGGAATGGTTTAAGGTAGGTCATGTGGCTTTGTAATAAAGCGGGTAATCCATTAGGCCAGTTCTACTATAGGGACAGTAATGTCCAAACTGACAAAAAGTTATACCATAAGCAAGTACTGTAGCCTTGGATAACATATGAGTTGCTACAAGTCACAATGCAAGCATCTTGTTTGAaaggagacatttaaaaaataactcttGCAATTACATTATATGCTGGTGCAAGTCCACTTCTTTCTATTACTTTGTTTTTCCAAAAGCACATTCTCTAGGTTTTTTGTTACATTTGCAACATTATTCTCCTGTAAGTTATGTCAATTATCTGTAGTATTCACCTTATTTTTCCAGGAAAGTTTAGAGATGCTTGCCTATATTAGACACCATCCTCTCCAACAGGAAAAGTAAGTCTTTCAGGACGCCCTGTAGGATAcctaacagattttaaaattttgaccACGGCGTTTTGTGAAACATGGAATAaattaaagcagagaaaaaacagaaggaaaagaagactAGGACAAAAGGAATAACCTCAGTCATGTATTGTAAAATTCTGGCCAAAAATTTAATCCATTATAAAGAAATGTCTATATTAAATGACGAAAGATGGATCTTAATAGTAATTTCTTCATAGTATTATTTTCAGCATCCTAAATGTAGAGTGAAAGATTAAAGTAACTCTGATCCAAAAAAACAGTTGCTGTTCCTCCAGCTGACCTGAACACTagagatgaatgaaaaaaaacctcagaaaaaacCCCTGCCAAATAGCATTATTCTACAAGCAGATTATTTCCTAAAAAGGTGTGACAGTTttgactgggatggagttaattttcttcacagtagcttgtgGAGTgctatgttctggatttgtgatgaaaacagtgttgataacatagggacgttttagttattgctaaacagtgcttacacagtgtcaaggccttttctgcttctagAAATATATGAAAGTCaagtaattcttttaaaatgaaagaaattccACTGTAAGTCAAAAAAATCAAGGAAGTATCTATAGAAACATGTCAAAACCAGAagagtttgttttaaacaaactGTACTCTTCTGCTGATTTAAGAGTATCCCTTTAAGAAAAAACTTACATTCTAAAGCATGGTACAGTAGCtcaaagtctttttttgttttagggTTCAGTCTTCGTTCCTGTTCCCTTctcagtttttcatctttctctttttttctccgtACTTCTTCTTGTGCTTCCCATGACAGCCttaacctctttttttccctcagattttGTATGACATTTATAGCATGCCAACGACGGAAATACGTCTGTAATACTATTACCTATATGTGACACAATACCAAAGAATCATGAATTCATGACAATacagaatggggttttttttcttaacagttatTTTTTCTACCTACTTAACCACATTTTCTAATACTTATCTGGTACTCAAACTAATTTAAACGTTACAAAAACAGTCATGTACTGTTACTCTAAACACTAGTATGCTTACTTATTTAGGTAACTGCAGGAGTTTAATCAGTGAgtacagtggagaaagtaggttcAAGTAATCAAGTTAATGTATAAActgcaattactttttttttttctttttcaaatctctccttaaaaaatacctttttcatgtattgttttcattcttttcagcCTTGCGGGCAGAGGTTCTCATTTTACTATCCATTTATATAGTGTCTAGATTAGGAATATAGACATGTttgcaaaatttcttttaaatttctaaatacaaaaatcaacacacatacacacaaaaatcaaCTGCACTTTATTTGTAAACAAATAATGAAAGTGAAATTACCAATGCTGTTATGACagaacttaaaaaagaaaatttaaaaatccaccTTCCAAAGCTGTGGCCATTAAAAACTAGGGAAATGTCTATACTAAGCTAAGGGTGCACAATGCACAAGCCTGAGCTTCTGCCAGCTGAGTTAGCACTTGCACCACAAGCAGTTTAGCCAGGTTGATACCATGAGCTAATAAGCATTGTTCAGCATTGAAGGCTATCAAACACAAACCCACACTAATATAGTTACACTGTCTCTAGAGATATCTTAACCTAACATTTCTCTTGAATACATCTTCAGCTAGTATTACAATATGGAACTACACTGCACTGTGCAAATCCATCAACTTGAACCAACACCAAGCTGATGTCTCTCTACCGTGCATTATAGATTACCTACAGATACCTTACAGATTTCAGTAAGTGGCAGTAATGATCAGAGTAAAACATATTGGCATTCCTGAGGAAACGGCTACCTATCTGGGTTTCACTTCTACAAGACCCTTATTGCTGTCAGCTGATGCTGACCAAGTAAGTTCTTACAGAAAACTTCTACCCAGAATAATGTCAATCATGTCAATATAATTATCCTCAGACACATGGGGAACCATTTAATTACATGCAAACTATTTTAAGTAATCAAATTAATAACTAGACCATTTACAAAGCAGTAAATGATGTTGGGTGTACTTAGGTGTGCAGTCACCGAACACATGGTTTTCAAAAAGCAATTTGGAACACCTAAATGGCATCTTCTGCACAATGACTATACAGAATCCGTCATCAGAATCGCCCACATGAGGCGACTCAGCCCACCAAAGAACTCCACAGGCCTGTTGCATGTGTCTGAACAGCCACGTTATACCTTAATGCCAAAGCAGGAGCTTGAACACAATCCAGAACAGAGCAGTATGCCAAAGGTAACCTATCAGGCCTGTTAAAgccaaaaaccacaaaacccataAGCTGAATGCAGGTCTCCTAAATCCTAACCCAATACTTTACCCATTTGAGGCCATACATTAAgcatgtagaatcatagaatcagaacagtttgggttggaagggacctttaaaggtcatctagtccaacccctctgcaatgagcaggggcatcttcaactagagcaggttgctgagccctgtccaacctgaccttgaatgtttccagggatggggcatctaccatgtctctgggcaacctgttacagtgtttcaccaccctcgtCCTAAAGAGGTTCTTCCTTGTATCTACTCTGTACCTTAGGTCGTTCTAAAGAGATGATGAGAATGCCATAGGGACAAGCCTATTTTAATCCCTAATGCTCTATATGGAAGCTTAACTGTCACTGTAAGTCAGAAATCAGTAAAATCACaattattaacatttaaaaaaccacaaggtctcaaaagtcattaaaaacaCTAATATTGTAAGTGAGCAGACACACGCTTCCCCCATACCTGAAAGATTACAAAAGGGGAAGATTAAGCAGACATTTTGCAGCTCACTGTTAAATTCACTCTTTGAACACTCTGAACACTCATTAAATATTCAGATAACCTTTGTAATACTTCATTTTACAGATACAGTTTCAAACAGATGAGAACTTACTGCTTCAAGTCTACGTTTATGGTATTCTTCCGCTGTAAGATACTTCCCAGGACTTATTAACTTGTCAGTCATGTTTGACACATACAGGCCAATTTTAGCCATCTGTGTTGatgttgtattttttgtttgttgtgtcttatttttttcaaaagccgtctggggaaaaaatgcatgtcAGATTATAACAAGatataattagattttttttcctcattacaGTAAGTGGCAAAATTGGCTATTTATAACAAAAATCACAAGACTAATGATGTTCATCCACTAAATACTTAGACTCAGTTGCACACTTATTGCTGATATACTTCCTCATTCCTATGGGAAATAACTGTGTCAACATTCTATTCTGTTTGGTAAAAACAGCATTCTAAAAAGACACTACAAAGCCATTACCTGTGTTTCCCTACAAAATAACTGAATTCCTTTGTCGGGTTGCTTTTTGGGTATCGTTTGCGATCCTGCGTTATGAAATTCAACTCCTGTTATCCTGTTCTTAAATCCACCCAGAAATGGTTTATGATAGGTAGGTCTTTTAATTTTAACAACCACATCTTGAAATGAATCAGAATCTGTTAAAATGGAAATTCCAGGATATTGTTTCTTTTAGTAACAGATTGAGAGTAGAGCATGATTATACATAATGACACTCGTATAAAAACAGCATTTACCTCTTTGTACTCTGACAGTTACGACATCAGGCATGTGGTAATCCTGTTGAACTGCTTtcccaggaaaatatttctgatcaAGACATAACTTCTCAGACTGGATAGTTTCATCAAAGTCAGCCCTAGTCCTCCTAAGAGCTTCATCATCCTCAATCAtacttcctaaaaataaaataaaaattaattcctaatatgcttctcaaaacaaacaaataaataaaataactcGAGTTTACCCTGAGATGATTTTATTGAAACACTGCAACACAGAATAACCATAGATTTTTGAGCTGGAAAGACAGTCTACTTGAAAGCTGAAACACTTTTTAAAGAGCTATCCAACATAATACTGCCACCACATAAAAAGTCATTCATACCACAACTTACTAAACCTGCTCCAGTTTAGACCTGATCCAAGTATACAACAGCTGAATCACTGTTGTCTTTCACACAATACTTGACATGGTGTTTATTCAAAGACTACATTCTGAACCAGATCTACTTAAAGCTCCAGAAACTACTTCTTTCTGATTTAGAGATAAGAGTCTATCTGGCTTTGGTACAGTGCCCTTCCCAGGAAGCGATCACCAGCTACTGAGAATGAGAGCACCTGAAGGCAGCTCAGCCAAGAGGAAGGCGGTCAGCAGGTCCATCCTCCAAAGGGTCACTCACTGTGCTCGCCTGCTGAACGGGATGTGCTACTGTCTGCTCTGAAGACCGAAGAAAACGGGGCACTGAATTCAAAAGAGAAAGTAACACAGGACGCCCAGAATGGAGAGGAACAAGTGCAGGAAATGACAGAGTGTTTCAGGGACTGCCGGAGAAAGGCATGAAGAATGGAAGGGTGGCAGGTGACAGGGGAATCTGAGAGACGTAAAATAGTAAGGTGATTGCTGTGGTCTAGTCTAAACTGTTAGTAGCCCATGTACTCATGAATTATGCactgctgtttttcaaatgtGTGTACAAAAGACATATACGTATTCAcgtttctgaaaatgaagatcaCTATAAAATGCTGTATTAGTCCATAAACTGCTACTGCATTTTGAGAtaaagaataccttcttcaccttttcGAGCATGTTTTATataagaattttaaaagtcaCTTCAAGACCAAAAACCAtaaacgggggggggggtgtgtgtgtgtgtgtacaagaAGCCATGatcaagctgaagaaaaaaaaatgtctttaaagcaTTAATGTCCaatattttaataacttcatTACCTGTCACTGTCCCACTTGCTGTATTCTCTGATAGTACTGAGTTTTGAGATGTTTGTTCTTCCCTTTCTGAATTTCTTAATTCGGGTAAAGTAAAATAATTCTCATTTGTTACAGGAGATGTGCTCTCAGGTGATGCGCTGAATGGGGCATCTGGCTCAAATACATCTTGCTCATTTTTTCTGATCACTTCTTGATTGCCTAGTCCTTCGCTGGGTAACTCCCACTGTGCTAAACTTGACTGCTCCTGTTCCTTCAGAGCTGACTGCTCCAGAGAGGACTGCTGCCCACAGCCCTCCTCCGACTGGGCCGTGCCTGTAGCTTCTGAATGCAGAGGCTTCTGTGCGGGGTCCCCGTTCCCGGCCTCCCTGACTGCTCTTTCTTCTGAGGATGCAGGTGGCTGCTCTGCACCTGACCTTTCCGTTATAACAACTTCAACGCAACTATCCGATGTATCTTCCATTTCCTAAAGTATCAGTTGCACGTTTTTAacctttctggaaaaataatcacAGTATCTATTTAAAATTGCATACTAGCACATTTCTACTACCACACGTATGGGTGACTCAATATCCTGAAAGGCTTTCTCTGTATGTATTCCCACGTAGCCTATTTAGAATAACAGCGTGAGGTCTCTGCTTCCACCAAACGCAATACACCTGACATCTTCTCACCGGTGTCAAACATAACGCTCCCTAGCgctgccagcaggcaggcag
This genomic window contains:
- the IQUB gene encoding IQ motif and ubiquitin-like domain-containing protein: MEDTSDSCVEVVITERSGAEQPPASSEERAVREAGNGDPAQKPLHSEATGTAQSEEGCGQQSSLEQSALKEQEQSSLAQWELPSEGLGNQEVIRKNEQDVFEPDAPFSASPESTSPVTNENYFTLPELRNSEREEQTSQNSVLSENTASGTVTGSMIEDDEALRRTRADFDETIQSEKLCLDQKYFPGKAVQQDYHMPDVVTVRVQRDSDSFQDVVVKIKRPTYHKPFLGGFKNRITGVEFHNAGSQTIPKKQPDKGIQLFCRETQTAFEKNKTQQTKNTTSTQMAKIGLYVSNMTDKLISPGKYLTAEEYHKRRLEAVIVLQTYFRRWHAINVIQNLREKKRLRLSWEAQEEVRRKKEKDEKLRREQERRLNPKTKKDFELLYHALELWRQEETEWINRTLTGAERKAAFCGLLEKETQLIAAIGRHKLNADEENQQKAILHFLDKCAQPKRWKAYDGKITEMDTQYTLHARELFEIYRSISMNDITKDERIDVLLTLRRTVKEHECKLTQEIVELIDREIDLMSREVKECNLEGLRKRICTLFLQYIKTPKFNPEVARILKVPPDPLKLYKNVNFCHSCENYLPSTEFPVPANCRTIGRCRLCCKLDNEARRRDALLTYKLILENLRKSEADYQDDAEVVYLVQYQDLQYLTENIWGCRSALSACSDLYDLVMVRWDKHREWSPWNTILLSRDEADAHLKLCDLQKAYEAAFIQRIKHKHILAKTYFAQIPVMTSFLHRSDNQANAN